The stretch of DNA ATCGTTGTAGTAGCCTTTGTGGAGCACTCTGGCGGTGGTGGAGGCTCCACTGCAGGTCCTATTGTTCAAAAAGTACTACAGGCCTATTTTGACCAGAAAAAATCTCTCGCCAACCCCAAATCCCCTTAATGCCATGTCTAGCCATCAAAATTCCGGAGAGAGGCTGTATTGGACCACAAAATTAGCCTTTGGCGCGGGCGATATCGGCCCTGCCTTGACTGCAAATATTCTCGTTTTTTTTTTACTGCCTTTTCTCACCAATGTTGCCGGTTTAAGTCCTAGTTTAGCAGGCAGTGTTTTGTTTGTTGGTAAAATTTCTGATGCCATTAATGACCCAATTATTGGTATTTTGAGTGACCGTACTTTGACTAAATGGGGGCGAAGAATCCCTTGGATAGTTTTTTCCATTGTCCCCTTCGGACTGGTATTTTTCCTGCAATGGATTGTCCCAAAATTCAGTGATAATCCGCAGCTAAACGGCTTTTTTTTGTTCCTTTATTATGTTTTTATAGGCGTGCTTTTTAATATATTCTACACTACTGTTAATCTGCCTTATCAGGCCCTAACGCCCGAATTAACTAGAGATTATAACGAAAGGACTAGCTTGAATAGCTATCGTTTTGGCTTTTCCATTGGTGCCAGTATTTTCTCCCTAATTCTGGCTCAAATCGTATTCCAGTCCTTCCCGGAAGATGACCAACAGAAATACAGTATTCTGGGCTTAGTTTCCTCTGTATTTGCCAGTGTGCCTCTTCTCTGGTGTCCTCTCATTATCAAGGAGAGGGGTTTTAGGGCTTTTTTTGATACTAAAATTCGGAAGATTATTGGTTATTTATTATTAGCTATATCCGCCATACTTTTCTTGTTATCAACTCCCATTTGGTGGAGGGGTAAAGATATAAAGTTATTCTTTGTTTTCTGTTATTTAAGCCTCGGAATTATCTTAGCTATCATGGGTTGGAGTGCTATTTATGCTAAAACAGAATCACATCTGTCTCAAAACCAGTCATCGGAAGGAGAAGGGGAAAGAATAGCTAGTAGCAGTTTAGGGTTTATTAGACAGATAAAAGTGGCACTGAGCAACAGAGCATTTTTGTGCGTAGTGGGGATATATTTGTCCTCATGGTTGGCGGTGCAGTTAACTGCTTCTATTCTCCTGTTTTTCGTAGTTTACTGGATGAAATTGCCAGAATCAGTATTCCCCACGGTAGCAATGGCAGTGCAGGGTACAGCCTTAATCATGTTATTTGTTTGGGGAAGAATAAGCAAAATTTTAGACAAGAAAACAGTATATTACCTGGGATCTCTCATTTGGATTTTAGCTCAGATGGGTTTATTTTTAATTCAACCGGGACAAAAAGTTTTAATGTATTTATTAGCAATAATGGCAGGATGTGGAGTTGCAGTAGCTTATCTTATCCCCTGGTCAATGATACCAGATGTGATTGACTTGGATGAGTTGGAAACTGGTAAAAGAAGGGAAGGAATTTTTTATGGTTTTATGGTTTTGCTACAAAAATTTGGTTTGGCCCTGGGTTTATTCCTAGTGGGTGTGGCTTTAGATGTGGCGGGATTCATAAAAGCAACACCGGGAGAACCTAGACCACTACAACCGGCTAGCGCTCTTTGGGCAATTCGTTTCACAGTGGCCCTCCTACCCGCCATTATTTTGACCATAGGGATTATCCTAGCCTATTTCTATCCCATCACCAGGGAAGTCCATGCCAGTATTCTCTCACAACTTGACCAGAAAAAAGTGACCAAAGAAAATTAGGAGGCCTTGGCTGAAGGGGCATGTAAACGGGCTATAATGGACTGTGGGGGGGACTGGACGATGATTTCGGCTATGATGGTGTCTATGCCATAGTCTCCCCAAGTGCAACCATTTTCTAGATACACCTGGGCAGCCTTTCCTACCAGATAGGAATTATAACCGGCAACAACCGCCTGGGCAGCAGCAGCGGCGGCATAGGTAGTAAAACTGGAGGGATTTTCCCATAGACTGCTAATGGCGGCAGTAGTTTTCGTCCACCCCAGTGCCAGGGAGGAAATAAAATCAGTTACAAACAAACCTCCTAGACTCTTGACAATGGCATTCCACAACACACCCGCCTCGTAACTGGTAATGGGCAAACCGTATAACCTTGCTAAGTCACGAACCATCAACAAATCGGAAAAAAAACCTGCCACCAGGTCTAAAAATATTATGGGATTAATAGCCACAATTAGAGCCTTATAACGAGCATAGCGCCAAATCAACTCCTCCGCCTCTTCTTGTTTGAATACAACCGTCTTGTGGGCGATGTTTTTCTGGGCGCGCCTTGCCGTCTGTAGGGCATTCAACGCCAATAAGGTTTTCCCCTCCCGTTGGAGGAGAGAAAGGATTTTTTCCTGTAGCGGCTGAATAAGAGGAGGGGGCGTTTCCCAGTCTTCTTTTATTTCTCCGTTTGGCAATTCTACCCTTACTAATACTGGTTTTGGTTGGGCAGAGACAAATACTATATCGTCGGGGAGGAAAAACGGTTTTCCAGTGGCGTCACTTAGTTCTTGTAATTTCTTGTATATCAACTGAATGTCGGTGGCGGGGAATAGGTCAATCTTATTAAAGACTAGGATAAGGGGCTTGAGGGCCTGTCGCAACTGGCATAGGGTAAGATACTCAGTGCGGGTAATATCTCCGGCAATGACAAATAGGATTAAATCCGCCTGTTGGCCTATCTGCTTGGCCATTTGTGCCCTGGTTTCCCCGTCTATTTCGTCTAAGCCGGGGGTGTCTATCAACTCGATTTTAGGCTTGCCACTGGGGGGTGTCCAGGTGACGGAGGTAGGCCACTGGGTAACACCATTAGTAGGACCTGTAGTAAATATATTTTCCCCCACCAAGGCATTGAGAATAGAAGACTTGCCACGATTGACTAGTCCGAAAGCTGCAATTCTTACCAGGGGCTGTTGTAGTTTTTCATAAGCAGCCTGTAGTAATTTTAAATCTTCTTGGACGATGGCTTGTAATTGGGGGTTGGGGGGATAATTCCAATAACGGCGCTTCCCGCAATACCAAGTAAGGGATTTTTGTAAGGCAGTCTTGGCCAATTCGTAGAAATTATAGCTGTGGGGTGTCATCAGCCTGGTAGGTGCTTGTGATTATAAGCCCTAGAGGGGCCCTAGGATAATGATATAACAATTATTAGCTAGAACTTTTAGGTGTATTTGAGGAGTCTTTAGACTTGTCTGCCGGGTTGAAATCGGGGATGAAGTCTGGCTTTTTCACATCCTCCCACCCCACTGGCAGTTTTGAGCCAAAAAAGGCCACCAGCCCTATCCC from Geminocystis sp. M7585_C2015_104 encodes:
- a CDS encoding MFS transporter is translated as MSSHQNSGERLYWTTKLAFGAGDIGPALTANILVFFLLPFLTNVAGLSPSLAGSVLFVGKISDAINDPIIGILSDRTLTKWGRRIPWIVFSIVPFGLVFFLQWIVPKFSDNPQLNGFFLFLYYVFIGVLFNIFYTTVNLPYQALTPELTRDYNERTSLNSYRFGFSIGASIFSLILAQIVFQSFPEDDQQKYSILGLVSSVFASVPLLWCPLIIKERGFRAFFDTKIRKIIGYLLLAISAILFLLSTPIWWRGKDIKLFFVFCYLSLGIILAIMGWSAIYAKTESHLSQNQSSEGEGERIASSSLGFIRQIKVALSNRAFLCVVGIYLSSWLAVQLTASILLFFVVYWMKLPESVFPTVAMAVQGTALIMLFVWGRISKILDKKTVYYLGSLIWILAQMGLFLIQPGQKVLMYLLAIMAGCGVAVAYLIPWSMIPDVIDLDELETGKRREGIFYGFMVLLQKFGLALGLFLVGVALDVAGFIKATPGEPRPLQPASALWAIRFTVALLPAIILTIGIILAYFYPITREVHASILSQLDQKKVTKEN
- a CDS encoding DUF697 domain-containing protein: MTPHSYNFYELAKTALQKSLTWYCGKRRYWNYPPNPQLQAIVQEDLKLLQAAYEKLQQPLVRIAAFGLVNRGKSSILNALVGENIFTTGPTNGVTQWPTSVTWTPPSGKPKIELIDTPGLDEIDGETRAQMAKQIGQQADLILFVIAGDITRTEYLTLCQLRQALKPLILVFNKIDLFPATDIQLIYKKLQELSDATGKPFFLPDDIVFVSAQPKPVLVRVELPNGEIKEDWETPPPLIQPLQEKILSLLQREGKTLLALNALQTARRAQKNIAHKTVVFKQEEAEELIWRYARYKALIVAINPIIFLDLVAGFFSDLLMVRDLARLYGLPITSYEAGVLWNAIVKSLGGLFVTDFISSLALGWTKTTAAISSLWENPSSFTTYAAAAAAQAVVAGYNSYLVGKAAQVYLENGCTWGDYGIDTIIAEIIVQSPPQSIIARLHAPSAKAS